A region of Bacillus cabrialesii DNA encodes the following proteins:
- the desK gene encoding two-component sensor histidine kinase DesK, whose protein sequence is MIKKYFTFQKLSGITPYIWTIFFILPFYFIWKSSSTLIIIVGIILTLLFFSVYRFAFVSKGWAIYLWAFLLISISTASITLYSYIYFAFFIAYFIGNIRERVPFHILYYVHLISAAVAANFSLVLKKEFFLTQIPFVVITLISAILLPFSIRSRKERERLEEKLEDANERIAELVKLEERQRIARDLHDTLGQKLSLIGLKSDLARKLIYKDPEQAARELKSVQQTARTSLNEVRKIVSSMKGIRLKDELINIKQILEAADITFIYEEEKWPENISLLNENILSMCLKEAVTNVVKHSQAKTCRVDIQQLWKEVVITVSDDGTFQGEEKFFSKGHGLLGMRERLEFANGSLHIDTKNGTRLTMAIPNNSK, encoded by the coding sequence ATGATTAAAAAGTATTTTACATTTCAAAAACTAAGCGGGATTACGCCCTATATATGGACAATATTTTTCATTCTCCCCTTCTACTTTATATGGAAGTCATCATCTACATTAATTATTATTGTCGGCATCATTTTGACGCTTTTATTTTTCTCGGTATATCGATTTGCTTTTGTCTCAAAAGGCTGGGCCATTTATTTGTGGGCGTTTTTGTTAATTAGCATTTCAACCGCCTCCATTACTCTGTACAGTTATATTTATTTTGCTTTTTTTATCGCATATTTTATTGGAAACATAAGGGAACGTGTCCCCTTTCATATTTTATATTACGTCCATTTAATAAGCGCAGCCGTCGCAGCTAATTTCAGTCTCGTTTTAAAAAAGGAATTCTTTCTGACTCAAATTCCTTTTGTCGTCATTACCCTCATCAGCGCGATTTTATTGCCTTTTAGTATAAGAAGCCGCAAGGAGCGAGAACGCCTGGAAGAAAAACTTGAGGACGCAAATGAACGGATTGCCGAGCTGGTGAAATTAGAAGAGCGGCAGCGAATTGCCCGCGACCTCCACGATACTCTTGGGCAAAAGCTTTCTCTTATTGGTTTAAAAAGCGACTTGGCGCGAAAATTGATATACAAAGATCCCGAACAAGCAGCACGTGAACTGAAAAGTGTTCAGCAAACAGCGAGAACTTCTTTAAATGAAGTAAGAAAAATCGTATCCTCTATGAAAGGCATCCGGCTCAAGGATGAACTGATCAACATCAAACAAATACTCGAAGCAGCTGACATTACGTTCATCTATGAAGAAGAGAAATGGCCCGAAAATATCTCATTGCTTAATGAAAATATTTTAAGCATGTGCTTAAAGGAAGCTGTCACAAATGTCGTCAAACACAGTCAGGCTAAAACTTGCCGGGTTGACATTCAGCAGCTCTGGAAGGAAGTTGTCATTACAGTGTCTGACGATGGAACATTCCAAGGAGAAGAAAAATTCTTTTCAAAGGGTCATGGCTTACTCGGCATGAGAGAACGGCTTGAATTTGCAAACGGCAGCCTTCACATCGATACTAAAAACGGCACCAGGCTTACCATGGCAATTCCTAATAACTCAAAATAA
- the desR gene encoding two-component system response regulator DesR has translation MISIFIAEDQQMLLGALGSLLNLEDDMEVAGKGTTGQDAVDFVKKHQPDICIMDIEMPGKTGLEAAEELKDTGCKIIILTTFARPGYFQRAIKAGVKGYLLKDSPSEELASAIRSVMNGKRIYAPELMEDMYSEANPLTDREKEVLELVADGKNTKEIAQELSIKSGTVRNYISMILEKLEVKNRIEAITRSKEKGWFK, from the coding sequence ATGATTAGTATATTTATTGCGGAAGATCAGCAAATGCTCTTGGGCGCTTTAGGATCACTTCTAAACTTAGAAGACGATATGGAAGTCGCAGGCAAAGGTACAACCGGTCAAGATGCTGTTGATTTTGTCAAAAAACATCAGCCTGATATATGCATTATGGACATTGAAATGCCCGGAAAAACGGGGCTTGAAGCTGCTGAGGAGTTAAAGGATACAGGCTGCAAAATTATCATCTTAACTACCTTTGCCAGACCCGGCTACTTTCAAAGAGCTATTAAAGCAGGCGTTAAAGGCTATTTGTTAAAAGATAGTCCGAGCGAAGAGCTCGCAAGCGCCATCCGAAGCGTCATGAACGGAAAACGCATCTATGCCCCTGAGCTGATGGAGGACATGTACAGCGAGGCTAACCCGCTTACAGACAGAGAAAAAGAAGTGCTTGAACTTGTGGCTGACGGTAAAAACACAAAAGAAATTGCTCAGGAACTCAGCATCAAAAGCGGGACAGTGCGAAATTATATCTCAATGATTCTAGAAAAGCTTGAAGTAAAAAATCGAATAGAAGCCATTACTCGGTCAAAGGAAAAAGGCTGGTTTAAATAA
- a CDS encoding LysM peptidoglycan-binding and 3D domain-containing protein: MKKTIMSFVAVAALSSTAFGAHASAKEITVQKGDTLWGISQKNGVNLKDLKEWNKLTSDQIIAGEKLTISSEETTTTGQYTIKAGDTLTKIAQQFGTTVNNLKVWNNLSSDMIYAGSTLSVKGQATAANTVTENTQTSAPQTETKQEAVQKEQPKQETVQQQPKQETKAAAETSVPTEEKAVQSNTNNQEASKELTVTATAYTANDGGISGVTATGIDLNKNPNAKVIAVDPNVIPLGSKVYVEGYGEATAADTGGAIKGNKIDVFVPNKGDASNWGVKTVSVKILN; encoded by the coding sequence ATGAAGAAGACGATTATGTCCTTTGTAGCAGTTGCTGCACTTTCATCAACTGCATTCGGAGCTCACGCTTCTGCAAAAGAAATCACGGTGCAAAAGGGTGATACGCTCTGGGGAATCTCTCAGAAAAACGGAGTGAACCTAAAGGACTTAAAAGAATGGAACAAGTTAACTTCTGATCAAATCATTGCAGGAGAAAAACTGACCATTTCTTCAGAAGAAACAACCACTACTGGGCAATATACAATTAAAGCGGGGGACACGCTGACAAAGATTGCTCAACAATTCGGAACAACAGTCAATAACCTAAAAGTTTGGAATAACTTAAGCTCTGACATGATCTATGCTGGATCAACACTTTCAGTAAAAGGTCAGGCAACAGCAGCAAACACAGTTACTGAGAATACGCAAACAAGCGCACCTCAAACTGAAACAAAACAAGAAGCTGTGCAAAAAGAGCAACCTAAACAAGAAACAGTTCAACAACAACCAAAACAAGAAACAAAGGCTGCAGCAGAAACTTCTGTTCCTACAGAAGAAAAGGCTGTTCAATCAAATACAAATAACCAAGAAGCTTCAAAAGAACTAACAGTTACTGCTACTGCTTACACTGCTAACGACGGCGGCATTTCCGGCGTTACAGCAACAGGCATTGACTTAAATAAGAACCCGAACGCGAAAGTCATCGCGGTTGATCCTAATGTGATTCCGTTAGGTTCTAAAGTCTATGTTGAAGGTTACGGTGAAGCAACAGCAGCAGACACTGGCGGCGCTATTAAAGGAAATAAAATTGACGTATTTGTACCAAATAAAGGTGATGCATCTAATTGGGGCGTCAAAACTGTAAGTGTAAAAATCTTAAACTAA
- the recQ gene encoding DNA helicase RecQ translates to MLHRAQSLLAHYFGYEKLRSGQEEAIRSVTEARQNTACIMPTGGGKSICYQIPALMFEGTTIVISPLISLMKDQVDALEEAGINAAYINSTQSNQEIYERLNGLKEGAYKLFYITPERLTSAEFIRILQGIDVPLVAIDEAHCISQWGHDFRPSYRNIEILFRELHDKPVIMALTATATPEVHEDICKQLHIQKENTVYTGFSRDNLTFKVAKGENKDRFIDEYVQNNKHEAGIIYTATRKEADRIYDRLKRHQVSAGRYHGGLADDVRKEQQERFLNDELQVMVATSAFGMGIDKSNIRFVLHAQIPKDMESYYQEAGRAGRDGLDSECVLLFSPQDIMVQRFLIEQSEHEEKQKQDLKKLRQMVDYCHTEDCLQRFILMYFGEKEPDACGQCGNCTDTRAAHDVTREAQMVLSCIIRMKERFGKTMVAQVLAGSKNKKVLENGFANLSTYGILKHQSVGEISDFIEFLISDDFIRMSDGTFPTLFVSSKGRNVLKGELSVTRKEALKAAAITENDELFERLRMVRKEIAAEQGVPPFVVFSDQTLKEMSGKQPVNDEELLSIKGVGEQKRAKYGRLFLQEIQAYARVTD, encoded by the coding sequence ATGTTACATAGAGCCCAATCCCTTCTGGCCCATTATTTCGGTTATGAAAAGCTCCGCAGCGGCCAAGAAGAAGCGATCCGCTCGGTGACGGAAGCGAGGCAAAATACGGCCTGCATTATGCCGACGGGAGGAGGCAAATCGATTTGCTATCAAATTCCGGCTCTGATGTTTGAAGGGACAACGATCGTCATTTCGCCGTTGATTTCCTTGATGAAGGATCAAGTCGATGCGTTAGAAGAAGCGGGGATTAACGCCGCCTACATTAACAGCACACAATCTAATCAGGAAATCTATGAGAGGCTGAATGGACTCAAAGAAGGGGCCTATAAGCTTTTTTACATTACACCGGAGCGATTAACGTCCGCGGAGTTTATTCGGATTTTGCAGGGCATTGATGTTCCTTTGGTCGCAATAGACGAGGCGCACTGTATTTCTCAATGGGGACACGATTTCAGGCCAAGCTACAGAAATATCGAGATTTTATTCCGTGAATTACATGACAAGCCTGTCATCATGGCATTAACAGCGACAGCAACGCCTGAGGTCCATGAGGATATTTGCAAACAGCTGCATATTCAAAAAGAAAACACGGTATATACCGGATTTTCCCGAGATAATTTAACCTTTAAAGTAGCAAAAGGAGAAAATAAAGATCGCTTTATTGATGAATATGTGCAAAACAACAAACATGAAGCAGGTATTATCTATACAGCGACCAGAAAAGAAGCTGACCGGATTTATGATAGATTGAAACGACATCAGGTCAGTGCAGGGCGGTATCACGGAGGCTTGGCCGATGATGTGAGAAAAGAGCAGCAGGAAAGATTTCTTAATGATGAGCTGCAAGTGATGGTGGCAACCTCTGCTTTCGGAATGGGCATTGATAAATCAAATATCAGATTTGTTCTGCATGCACAAATTCCGAAAGATATGGAAAGCTACTACCAAGAGGCTGGACGAGCTGGACGGGATGGTCTTGACAGCGAATGTGTTCTCCTGTTTTCACCTCAGGATATCATGGTGCAGCGCTTCTTAATTGAGCAATCAGAACATGAAGAGAAACAAAAGCAGGATTTAAAAAAGCTGAGACAAATGGTCGACTACTGTCATACGGAAGATTGTCTGCAGCGTTTTATCCTTATGTATTTCGGAGAAAAGGAGCCTGATGCGTGCGGACAGTGCGGAAACTGTACCGATACAAGAGCGGCCCATGACGTGACGCGGGAGGCGCAAATGGTCTTATCTTGTATCATTCGCATGAAAGAACGGTTTGGCAAGACGATGGTTGCCCAGGTGCTTGCCGGATCTAAAAATAAAAAAGTTCTTGAAAACGGCTTTGCCAATCTCTCAACATACGGGATATTAAAACATCAATCCGTAGGGGAAATCAGTGATTTTATCGAATTTCTTATTTCTGACGATTTCATCAGAATGTCAGACGGAACGTTTCCGACTCTATTTGTCAGCAGTAAAGGAAGGAATGTGCTGAAAGGGGAATTATCAGTAACGAGAAAAGAAGCGTTAAAAGCGGCGGCAATTACTGAAAATGACGAGCTGTTTGAACGATTGCGCATGGTTCGCAAAGAAATCGCTGCTGAGCAGGGAGTTCCGCCTTTTGTCGTTTTCTCTGACCAAACGTTAAAAGAAATGTCAGGAAAACAGCCTGTAAATGATGAGGAGCTTTTGTCTATAAAAGGAGTCGGAGAACAAAAAAGGGCAAAATATGGCCGGCTTTTTTTACAAGAAATACAAGCTTACGCAAGGGTGACAGACTAA